The sequence below is a genomic window from uncultured Stenotrophomonas sp..
GCATGCGGCAATGCAGCCGCTGCGCGGGCGAGGAGGGTGGAGTGCGCTGCCAGAAGAAATAGTGCGACAGCAGCCGCTCCACCGGGTGCCGCATCCAGGTGACGAAACGCGCGCCGTGCCGCTGTGCATGCAGCAGGTATTTCACCGGGAGGAAATGGCCGTGGATGCAGGCCGGTGGCGGCGCATCCAGGTCCGCTTGCGCCAGGCTGGCACGCAGCGCCGCCGCATTGCGCACCGCCGGCTCGACGTGCAGGGGCAGGTCCGCATAGTCACGCAGCAAGGCTGCTCCGAAATGGCGCTCCAGCGCCGCGCCAAAGCTGGTACCGGCGGTTTTGGGCAGATGCAGCGAGACGATCATGGCCGGCAGGATAGAGGAATCGACCACCTGCGGCGACACCGGATTGGACAGCGCCCCCTCGCCGGGGCCGCCCTGACTTGCCGATGCCCGCTCACCTCACCGCCCGCGGTAACGCACCT
It includes:
- a CDS encoding conserved hypothetical protein (Evidence 4 : Homologs of previously reported genes of unknown function) codes for the protein MSPQVVDSSILPAMIVSLHLPKTAGTSFGAALERHFGAALLRDYADLPLHVEPAVRNAAALRASLAQADLDAPPPACIHGHFLPVKYLLHAQRHGARFVTWMRHPVERLLSHYFFWQRTPPSSPAQRLHCRMHEEGWSLETFCLAPELQDAYSQFLWAFPLEYFDFIGITEHYDADFALFSRRYLGSEAAPARMNAAPASGQGRHQLDPALRRRIEAFHARDLALYGRALQLRLLRTEARP